In the Chloroflexia bacterium SDU3-3 genome, one interval contains:
- a CDS encoding O-antigen ligase domain-containing protein encodes MKRLLDLLNTWKLADPLALAGMFIGMALIYRTVSLPWIAVGLVVFGALALARPGLALLFVPLSAPWYLSPVYIPDIRASGFVLPLQEILLLMALGGAAIHGAVGWARARRAGAEVNAELGRLAPHALVLVAGVAGVAIAIERGAALRDFRWMVLEPLCFYLAALYFQHTDRRYLWKLAGAFVVSGSFVAALGLLQRVGVDLVPTLLSPTKSYADSVVQAGDATRVASVYGHPNNLGMYLGRVWPVALALALGCWVAQPARRGLALALAGAALLCLAGLVVSLSRGAWLGAMAAMAILAIGWLRGAGRGRTAAWLIGLGGVVAILAGLVISLRGGLGGGSADVRLLFWGESIDLILRHPLGLGLDQFYYYHNPEFGRSLIDPSLIGTSEQYAKHPHNLILELWLLLTPLGLIAIAWVMRRFFRESAMLLADRPRNPVGLLALGAAAALGAAAVHGLVDSFYFWPDLAYAFWLLVALVDSARLKVMKAELFQAP; translated from the coding sequence GTGAAGCGACTGCTCGATCTCCTCAACACCTGGAAGCTGGCCGACCCGCTGGCGCTGGCGGGCATGTTCATCGGCATGGCCCTGATCTACCGCACCGTCTCGCTGCCGTGGATCGCGGTGGGGCTGGTGGTCTTCGGCGCGCTGGCCCTGGCGCGGCCTGGGCTGGCGCTGCTGTTTGTGCCGCTGAGCGCACCCTGGTACCTCTCGCCGGTGTACATCCCCGACATCCGCGCCAGCGGGTTTGTGCTGCCGCTGCAGGAGATACTGCTGCTGATGGCGCTGGGCGGCGCGGCCATCCACGGGGCCGTGGGCTGGGCCAGGGCGCGACGGGCGGGTGCCGAGGTGAACGCCGAGCTGGGGCGGCTGGCCCCGCACGCGCTGGTGCTGGTGGCGGGCGTGGCGGGCGTGGCGATCGCGATCGAGCGCGGGGCGGCGCTGCGCGACTTCCGCTGGATGGTGCTGGAGCCGCTGTGCTTCTACCTGGCCGCGCTCTACTTCCAGCACACCGACAGGCGCTACCTGTGGAAGCTGGCCGGGGCCTTTGTGGTCAGCGGCAGCTTCGTGGCCGCGCTAGGGCTGCTGCAGCGCGTGGGAGTCGATCTGGTGCCCACGCTGCTCAGCCCCACCAAGAGCTACGCCGACAGCGTGGTGCAGGCCGGGGACGCCACGCGGGTGGCCTCGGTCTACGGCCACCCCAACAATTTGGGCATGTACCTGGGCCGCGTGTGGCCGGTGGCGCTGGCGCTGGCGCTGGGCTGCTGGGTGGCCCAGCCCGCACGGCGCGGGCTGGCCCTGGCCCTGGCTGGGGCGGCGCTGCTGTGCCTGGCTGGGCTGGTGGTATCGCTCTCTCGCGGGGCCTGGCTGGGCGCGATGGCCGCCATGGCCATCCTGGCGATCGGCTGGCTGCGCGGGGCCGGGCGCGGGCGCACGGCGGCCTGGCTGATCGGGCTGGGCGGCGTGGTGGCCATCCTGGCCGGGCTGGTGATCTCGCTGCGCGGCGGGCTGGGCGGCGGCAGCGCCGACGTGCGCCTGCTGTTCTGGGGCGAGTCGATCGACCTCATCCTGCGCCATCCCCTCGGGCTGGGGCTGGACCAGTTCTACTACTACCACAACCCCGAGTTCGGTCGCAGCCTGATCGACCCCTCGCTGATCGGCACATCCGAGCAGTACGCCAAGCACCCCCACAACCTTATCCTCGAGCTGTGGCTGCTGCTCACCCCGCTGGGTCTGATCGCCATCGCCTGGGTGATGCGGCGCTTCTTCCGCGAGAGCGCCATGCTGCTGGCCGATAGGCCGCGCAACCCCGTGGGGCTGCTGGCGCTGGGCGCGGCGGCGGCGCTGGGCGCGGCGGCGGTGCACGGCCTGGTCGACTCGTTCTATTTCTGGCCCGATCTGGCCTACGCCTTCTGGCTGCTGGTCGCCTTGGTTGACTCGGCGCGGCTCAAAGTGATGAAAGCTGAACTCTTTCAGGCCCCATAG